In the genome of Desulfofarcimen acetoxidans DSM 771, one region contains:
- a CDS encoding nucleotidyltransferase domain-containing protein: MLDNPFKKIPHELSLMLASISSDTTKTEMLLNKPTDWQFFAHLAVHHRVYPIVYKTLSQLNNPVVPGNVLCLLRQKCRENTIKALSMTGETVRIVKCLENHGIPCLVLKGVPLALRLYGDIYLRPSKDIDILVHPDLLEKAQAILENEGYYRIDTKNLTTRQLEIYSKASPNSFHFSYWHSSKEINLELHIKPIDRGYVLSLPIEGNVNRIGIAGNPLPVLLDEEWLLYLILHGAKHAWFRLRWLNDIVKFLQQEKIDWNNIMDLVRKTNMQTTFHQSLIMANLLMDLPVPPILLTTVAKDRYAWKMACNAMNLCLIAVDNEISKTNSYTNRQLLYDFQIHNSWKSRYKFLMRLIGPNIRDIKLIALPDKLYVLYYIIRPFTFLSRRLQKLRTRN; the protein is encoded by the coding sequence ATGTTAGACAATCCTTTTAAGAAAATTCCCCATGAGCTTTCATTGATGCTTGCAAGTATCAGTAGTGATACAACCAAAACTGAAATGCTATTGAATAAACCAACTGACTGGCAATTCTTTGCCCATCTGGCAGTTCACCATCGTGTATACCCCATAGTCTATAAAACACTCAGCCAATTAAATAACCCGGTTGTACCTGGAAATGTTCTCTGTCTTTTGAGGCAGAAATGCCGGGAGAATACTATTAAGGCACTGAGCATGACCGGGGAAACGGTTAGAATTGTAAAGTGTTTAGAAAATCACGGCATACCTTGTCTTGTATTAAAGGGCGTGCCCCTGGCTTTGCGTTTGTATGGTGACATATATCTTAGACCGTCTAAGGATATCGATATACTGGTCCATCCAGATCTATTGGAAAAAGCTCAAGCAATATTAGAGAATGAAGGCTACTACAGAATAGATACGAAGAATTTGACAACCCGTCAGCTTGAGATATATTCAAAAGCTTCACCCAACTCTTTTCATTTTAGTTACTGGCACAGCAGTAAGGAGATTAATTTGGAGCTTCACATAAAGCCTATTGATCGCGGATATGTACTATCTCTGCCGATTGAGGGCAACGTTAATAGAATTGGGATAGCTGGTAACCCTTTGCCAGTGCTTTTAGACGAGGAGTGGTTATTGTATCTAATACTGCATGGGGCTAAGCATGCCTGGTTTCGTTTACGTTGGCTTAATGATATTGTAAAGTTTTTGCAGCAAGAAAAGATTGATTGGAATAATATTATGGATTTGGTGAGAAAAACAAATATGCAGACTACATTTCACCAGTCGTTAATAATGGCTAACCTCCTTATGGATCTGCCTGTGCCGCCCATTTTATTAACAACTGTAGCTAAGGATCGATATGCATGGAAGATGGCCTGTAATGCGATGAACTTGTGTCTGATAGCAGTTGATAATGAAATTAGTAAAACTAATAGTTATACCAACAGGCAACTTCTTTACGATTTTCAAATTCATAATAGTTGGAAAAGCAGGTATAAATTTTTAATGCGGTTAATTGGGCCTAATATAAGAGATATCAAGCTTATAGCTTTACCTGATAAACTGTATGTATTGTACTATATCATACGCCCTTTTACATTTTTAAGTCGTCGTTTGCAAAAGTTGAGAACAAGGAATTAG
- a CDS encoding HPr kinase — protein MLLNNCNSDKFFYTAFGLYIMSDFLLPELLPASICTPDICISYGKVPINILNPVEKTDTYQVAKNQFLFQVQGIGRYYVTNGNRIVVNPAKRTEEHIVRLFLLGTSFGALLLQRGILPIHGSAVVINGCGVIFTGASGAGKSTLLAAFRQRGYSFLTDDVAAVTLKSDGAALVQSAYPQQKLWRDSAEEIGLDTAQLAPVYNGIEKKKYSIPVHNGFIQSPVSLVAVYELRAESCRDVTLKPLWGMDKLAVLLKHTYRCWLIKGLGLMEVYFKLCIAVARQVSVSRLTRPEGLFSLEEQVRLINQDIADCSLAAHL, from the coding sequence ATGTTACTGAATAACTGCAATAGTGATAAATTCTTTTATACAGCTTTTGGCCTTTACATAATGTCAGATTTTTTATTGCCAGAGCTTTTACCTGCTTCTATTTGTACACCTGATATTTGTATTAGTTATGGTAAAGTTCCTATCAATATTTTAAACCCTGTTGAGAAAACTGACACCTATCAAGTTGCAAAAAACCAATTTCTTTTTCAAGTTCAGGGTATAGGCCGTTATTACGTTACAAATGGAAACCGTATCGTTGTTAATCCTGCTAAGCGGACTGAAGAGCATATTGTACGCCTCTTTCTATTAGGCACTTCTTTTGGAGCTTTGCTTCTGCAGAGAGGAATTTTGCCTATACATGGTAGTGCTGTAGTTATCAATGGATGCGGTGTAATTTTTACAGGGGCATCAGGTGCAGGTAAATCTACACTATTAGCTGCCTTCAGACAACGTGGTTATTCTTTTTTAACAGATGACGTGGCGGCGGTGACACTAAAATCCGATGGTGCTGCATTGGTGCAATCCGCCTACCCACAGCAGAAACTGTGGCGGGACAGTGCAGAAGAAATAGGGCTTGATACTGCACAACTGGCACCGGTTTATAATGGGATTGAGAAGAAAAAATATAGTATTCCTGTACATAATGGCTTCATCCAATCGCCTGTTTCACTGGTTGCTGTATACGAACTTAGAGCGGAAAGTTGCCGTGATGTGACACTTAAGCCACTTTGGGGTATGGATAAACTGGCAGTGTTATTGAAACACACTTACCGTTGCTGGCTAATTAAAGGGCTAGGGTTAATGGAGGTTTATTTTAAACTATGTATAGCTGTAGCAAGACAGGTAAGTGTTTCCCGTCTGACCAGACCTGAAGGGCTGTTTTCTCTGGAGGAACAGGTACGTTTAATAAATCAGGACATAGCTGATTGCTCGCTTGCAGCGCATTTATAA
- a CDS encoding ABC transporter ATP-binding protein: MDMLLLYIKDLYNLSRIRFVVNVLLMIALGMLEGIGVLMIIPLLVVSGIIPGIEATSGMTSVIRGICQNMCVTLSLPVVLLLYLSVIWVQSWLKRYQSLVNFDLQQSFGVLLSARLYRAVVYADWQLIISRTKSDITNIIISELMRVYVGLNYFLQITTTVLTTLIQVVICVLIAPVLTCFVLAGAIVLFIFFQNFVKESRKMGQNISDLNRNLLFDLTENLNGLKEIKSHGIELVQINNFIKIRDMMKQNLSEFSQIQTRTDMLYKVGSAVFISLFLFSAIEIFKLNPQEFIVISVISARLWPRLSSFQMGLQNINNTLPAFRAARELENQCLAAGERLPENEASKKIDLYHGVQFRNVSFYYDSSSINYSLNELNLFLPAGRTIAFVGVSGAGKSTVVDLLIGLLKPKEGNILIDGKPLLENLLQWRNSIGYVPQDAFLFNTSIRDNMLCFCPDASENEIWNALRLASVDFFVNGLQDGLDTLVGDRGIRLSGGERQRIVLARALLRKPTVLILDEATSSLDLENEKRIQEAIDGLQGKMTIVVIAHRISTIKNVDRIFVLEQGRVIEQGNYRLLMENKESRFYSLACTNQI, translated from the coding sequence ATGGATATGCTTTTGTTATATATCAAGGATTTATATAATTTATCGAGAATTAGGTTTGTTGTAAATGTGCTGCTAATGATTGCGCTGGGGATGCTGGAAGGTATAGGAGTATTAATGATTATACCGTTATTAGTTGTGTCCGGCATCATTCCCGGTATAGAAGCAACCAGTGGAATGACTTCTGTGATAAGAGGTATTTGTCAAAACATGTGTGTGACATTAAGCCTTCCGGTTGTATTGTTGTTGTATCTAAGTGTTATTTGGGTGCAAAGCTGGCTGAAGCGTTATCAATCCTTAGTTAATTTTGATCTCCAGCAATCATTTGGAGTATTATTATCTGCCAGGCTGTATCGTGCTGTGGTTTATGCTGATTGGCAGCTTATAATATCCAGGACAAAATCGGATATTACCAATATAATAATTTCAGAACTAATGCGTGTTTATGTTGGGCTAAACTATTTTTTACAGATAACAACTACGGTTCTAACCACTTTAATACAGGTTGTTATTTGTGTTTTGATAGCCCCAGTTCTAACTTGTTTTGTGCTGGCCGGTGCTATAGTTTTATTTATATTCTTTCAGAACTTCGTTAAAGAATCCCGAAAGATGGGTCAAAATATATCTGACTTAAACAGAAATTTATTATTTGACCTTACAGAAAACCTAAACGGCTTAAAAGAAATTAAAAGCCATGGTATTGAGTTGGTCCAAATAAATAACTTTATCAAGATTCGTGATATGATGAAGCAAAACCTTAGTGAATTTAGTCAAATTCAGACTCGGACTGATATGTTGTACAAAGTTGGTTCAGCGGTATTTATTAGTTTATTCCTGTTCAGTGCCATTGAGATATTTAAGCTCAACCCACAGGAGTTTATTGTGATTTCAGTAATTTCTGCCCGCCTCTGGCCCAGACTTTCTTCCTTTCAGATGGGACTGCAGAATATCAACAATACACTTCCTGCTTTTCGAGCCGCAAGGGAATTGGAAAATCAATGTCTTGCCGCCGGGGAAAGGCTACCAGAAAATGAGGCATCAAAGAAGATCGATTTGTATCACGGGGTGCAATTTCGTAATGTTTCCTTTTACTATGATTCCTCCTCTATAAACTACTCTTTAAATGAGTTAAATCTTTTTCTTCCTGCTGGTAGGACTATTGCTTTCGTTGGTGTTTCAGGTGCAGGTAAAAGTACTGTGGTGGATTTGTTGATAGGATTACTGAAACCGAAAGAGGGAAATATTTTAATTGACGGTAAGCCATTGCTGGAGAATTTGCTCCAATGGAGAAATTCTATTGGATATGTACCCCAGGATGCTTTTTTATTTAATACCAGTATTAGGGACAATATGTTGTGTTTTTGTCCGGATGCTTCCGAGAATGAAATTTGGAATGCTTTACGGTTAGCCTCTGTCGATTTCTTTGTCAACGGTTTGCAGGATGGCCTTGATACTTTAGTAGGAGACAGAGGTATTCGACTGTCTGGTGGTGAGCGGCAGCGTATTGTTTTGGCGAGAGCTCTATTACGAAAGCCGACAGTTTTAATCTTAGATGAAGCCACCAGTTCTCTGGATTTAGAAAATGAAAAACGTATTCAAGAAGCTATTGATGGTTTACAGGGTAAGATGACTATTGTGGTTATCGCTCATCGTATTTCCACTATTAAAAATGTTGACCGGATATTTGTATTGGAGCAGGGGCGAGTCATAGAACAAGGAAATTATAGATTATTGATGGAAAACAAGGAGAGCCGTTTTTATTCTTTGGCGTGTACAAATCAAATTTAA
- a CDS encoding lasso peptide biosynthesis PqqD family chaperone, with product MGLQIGLGSTIAKAKGLVVAGMNGEKYMLNIEKGEIYGLNSIGSSIWLLLEQPNTVQELVTALIKEYDVDEGNCQRDVLSFVSRLYNKGLVDIAQTVK from the coding sequence ATGGGGTTGCAAATCGGACTGGGTAGTACTATAGCTAAGGCTAAAGGATTGGTAGTCGCAGGTATGAACGGGGAAAAATATATGCTAAATATTGAAAAAGGAGAGATATATGGACTAAATAGTATCGGCAGCAGTATATGGCTTTTGCTGGAGCAGCCCAATACAGTGCAAGAGTTAGTGACAGCGCTGATAAAAGAATACGATGTGGATGAAGGAAATTGTCAGCGTGATGTATTGTCTTTTGTAAGTAGACTCTATAATAAAGGACTTGTTGATATTGCTCAAACGGTTAAATAA
- a CDS encoding S-layer homology domain-containing protein yields the protein MKKMLQLYFSIACIGIIIGIVIATHGSMVAIGKNKTKTNEHNYDYYGHWAEKYIEEAMVMGVVNGYPDGSFKPDEPVTRAVFAVMLSKIINNIEKKENQVPLNKFNDYDDIPVWARIGLQKAIDYNFLYAYPDNTIRPMELLNQSDIYKIIPKEKIPKEIFKNSTDAVVTRAEACVIISTFRFSKLYTKIPVATSVSKEDASDRIVYIRVP from the coding sequence ATGAAAAAAATGCTTCAACTATATTTTTCTATAGCTTGTATTGGTATAATAATTGGTATTGTAATTGCAACGCACGGCTCTATGGTTGCTATTGGCAAGAATAAGACAAAAACTAACGAACATAACTATGATTACTATGGACACTGGGCTGAGAAATATATTGAGGAAGCAATGGTAATGGGTGTTGTTAATGGATATCCGGACGGTAGTTTCAAGCCTGATGAACCAGTTACTCGAGCGGTTTTTGCGGTTATGCTTAGTAAGATCATTAATAACATTGAAAAAAAAGAAAATCAGGTTCCATTAAATAAATTCAATGATTATGACGATATTCCCGTATGGGCAAGGATCGGGCTTCAAAAAGCGATAGACTATAATTTTTTATATGCTTATCCAGATAATACTATACGTCCTATGGAACTGTTAAATCAAAGCGATATTTATAAAATAATCCCTAAGGAAAAGATTCCTAAAGAGATATTTAAGAATAGCACTGATGCTGTCGTAACGAGAGCCGAGGCTTGTGTAATTATTTCTACCTTCAGGTTTTCGAAATTATATACTAAGATACCAGTTGCCACTTCTGTCAGTAAAGAAGACGCATCAGACAGAATAGTATATATTCGGGTACCTTAG
- a CDS encoding CpsD/CapB family tyrosine-protein kinase, translating to MFSNKLITINNPKSPIAEAYRILRTNIHFSVLNKPLKTLLITSAGCGEGKTLTVANLGVAFAQAGEKAVLLDCDFRKPGLHTVFGQSNNKGLVDIILGRLPLDLGLKNVGIDGLKLITTGSVPPNPVELISSNRTKEFISDLAEMFDIVLIDTPPVAPLTDAALMASNMDGVLLVVAQSKSKIAMVQKSKELLLNVNARIIATVLNMTDDPGEDYRYYNYG from the coding sequence ATGTTTAGCAATAAACTGATAACAATCAATAATCCTAAATCACCAATAGCTGAAGCTTACCGAATATTGCGTACAAATATTCATTTTTCTGTGTTAAATAAGCCTCTTAAGACTCTATTAATAACAAGTGCCGGGTGCGGTGAAGGAAAAACTCTTACTGTAGCTAATCTTGGCGTAGCCTTTGCTCAAGCTGGAGAAAAAGCTGTATTATTAGATTGTGATTTTCGAAAGCCCGGTCTGCATACGGTATTTGGTCAATCCAATAACAAGGGATTAGTAGATATCATTTTAGGGAGACTCCCATTGGATCTTGGATTGAAAAATGTGGGAATAGATGGATTAAAGCTAATCACCACTGGATCTGTTCCTCCTAATCCGGTTGAACTGATAAGTTCTAATAGAACAAAGGAATTTATTTCTGATTTGGCTGAAATGTTCGATATAGTATTGATTGATACACCACCGGTGGCTCCATTAACTGATGCTGCTTTAATGGCATCTAATATGGATGGGGTCCTTTTGGTAGTGGCTCAGAGTAAGTCTAAAATTGCGATGGTTCAAAAGTCTAAGGAATTACTTCTTAATGTAAATGCCCGAATTATTGCAACTGTTTTGAACATGACTGATGATCCGGGGGAAGATTACCGTTACTATAATTATGGCTAA
- a CDS encoding response regulator transcription factor: MDIIRILIVAEDISSRRGLVSIFSLESMFDMLGGYSIDEAINKLVLLQPDVVLINIVGDISIYMLLIKKIKSECPYSLVLSIIDNKKSEEIAKVLNQGLDGYIPKGVLSGYLVKIVELSCYTGLFCLPGFVKNMVSFNSSKKNNIHKMKNSVVESCENLSKREMEILKLMSQNHSNTEIAGMLYISLPTVKTHVSNILRKLGQQNRAQAILYSIATGLINNSL; this comes from the coding sequence TTGGATATAATCAGAATTTTAATAGTAGCTGAAGATATTTCGTCAAGACGCGGTTTAGTATCTATTTTTTCTTTGGAAAGCATGTTTGATATGTTAGGTGGTTATTCCATTGATGAAGCGATAAATAAATTAGTCTTGTTACAACCTGATGTAGTACTAATTAACATAGTAGGTGATATATCAATATATATGTTGTTGATAAAAAAGATTAAAAGCGAGTGTCCATATAGTTTGGTATTATCAATAATAGATAATAAAAAGTCGGAAGAAATCGCAAAAGTATTGAATCAAGGTTTAGATGGTTATATACCTAAGGGAGTTTTGAGTGGATATTTGGTTAAAATAGTAGAGCTCTCCTGTTATACGGGTCTTTTTTGTCTCCCCGGATTTGTAAAAAATATGGTTTCATTTAACAGTTCTAAAAAAAATAATATACATAAAATGAAAAATAGTGTAGTAGAGAGTTGTGAAAACCTATCCAAGCGAGAAATGGAAATACTGAAACTGATGTCTCAAAATCATTCAAACACTGAAATAGCCGGTATGTTGTACATAAGTCTACCTACAGTGAAGACTCACGTCAGCAATATACTGCGTAAGTTAGGCCAGCAAAATAGAGCTCAAGCTATATTATATTCTATAGCAACTGGCCTAATAAATAATTCTTTATAA
- a CDS encoding response regulator transcription factor, with translation MGNIRIAIMSENPYSRNCLSAIFSSESAFNVLGSFPLAEINDKASFFQPDVILFDVFDDEKKYIEEIKQLKNNCAFTLVFALLEKKHCESIYEEMLKYVDSCIQKGITRGCLVKAVELACIAGLFYIPASLKKMISFIETDEELTNNYVMKGNLANGNTLTRREMEILQLIAISLSNREIAKRLFISEPTVKTHVSNILRKLGQQNRSQAIVYSYKNGLITNCI, from the coding sequence ATGGGTAATATTCGTATAGCTATAATGAGTGAAAATCCTTATTCTAGAAATTGCCTGTCAGCTATTTTTTCTTCGGAAAGCGCTTTTAACGTGCTGGGTAGTTTTCCATTAGCGGAGATAAATGATAAAGCCAGTTTTTTTCAACCAGATGTTATATTATTTGATGTATTTGATGATGAAAAAAAATACATCGAAGAGATTAAGCAGTTAAAAAATAATTGTGCTTTTACATTAGTATTTGCCTTACTGGAAAAAAAGCATTGTGAGAGTATATATGAAGAGATGCTTAAATACGTGGATAGTTGTATACAAAAAGGAATTACAAGGGGTTGTTTAGTAAAAGCTGTTGAATTGGCCTGTATTGCCGGATTGTTTTACATACCTGCTTCCTTAAAAAAAATGATTTCATTTATTGAAACTGATGAAGAATTAACAAATAACTATGTTATGAAAGGTAATCTTGCCAATGGTAATACCTTAACTCGCAGGGAAATGGAAATATTGCAGTTAATAGCTATAAGCCTTTCTAACCGAGAGATTGCCAAAAGGCTATTTATCAGTGAACCAACAGTAAAAACCCATGTTAGTAATATTTTACGTAAACTTGGACAACAAAATAGATCCCAGGCCATAGTTTACTCTTATAAAAACGGTTTAATAACTAACTGCATCTAA
- a CDS encoding YveK family protein yields the protein MELEIKDIIRILKKGKLLLLILPFIAVLTSGIISYYFLTPVYSATATILVNNKSQRIMGGLDYQDIMLSTELAKTYSKIAVSRTVAEKVLQVEKLDITPDQFIGKVSVQPVKESQLINITVVDPNPNTAAHLANITSRVFVEIIVDIMELNTNGAKVIDIAIPSNSPIKPNEKLNILIAGLLSLMIAIGILLLREFIDQTVKSNEDIERYFGLPVYGNIPKIK from the coding sequence GTGGAACTAGAAATAAAGGATATTATTAGGATATTGAAAAAGGGGAAACTATTATTGTTAATACTGCCCTTTATCGCGGTGCTTACCAGCGGTATTATAAGTTATTATTTCTTAACGCCGGTATATAGTGCGACAGCGACAATATTGGTTAACAACAAAAGTCAAAGGATTATGGGTGGACTCGATTATCAAGACATTATGCTGTCTACTGAATTGGCAAAGACATATAGTAAGATTGCTGTTAGCAGAACTGTGGCTGAAAAAGTACTCCAAGTTGAAAAACTAGATATAACCCCGGATCAATTTATTGGCAAAGTTAGTGTTCAGCCTGTTAAGGAGAGCCAGTTAATAAATATAACTGTTGTAGATCCAAATCCCAATACAGCCGCTCATTTGGCTAATATTACTAGTAGGGTTTTTGTGGAAATAATTGTTGATATCATGGAACTTAATACTAATGGTGCAAAAGTAATAGATATAGCAATACCATCAAATTCGCCCATTAAGCCAAATGAAAAACTTAATATATTAATTGCAGGTTTATTAAGCTTGATGATTGCGATTGGTATTCTCTTATTGCGTGAGTTTATAGATCAAACCGTCAAATCAAATGAAGACATAGAAAGATACTTTGGTTTGCCGGTTTATGGTAATATACCGAAAATCAAATAA
- a CDS encoding asparagine synthase-related protein, which produces MSAICGIYYYDDRRISPETGAAMMRKLGINHADAVGTWQDGQVFLGCHIQCITLESHREILPYHDGLSGLTITADAIIDNRTDLFDKLGINYSHREGMPDSTLILLAYRKWGVDCPKYLLGDFAFAIWDENRRELFCVVDPTGTRAFYYYQSAELFVFSTLLKPLFVLPEVTRERNEIWIADFLADPSVKHQLDPELTLYKNVFLLPAGHTLRIWPDGVMKRTYWEAERQPELKLKSDGEYEEAFRQVLGEAVQCRLRCARPVGVMMSGGLDSTSVACMAARKLNETGHRIQAFTSVPIKDYRDWLPASWLADETPYIEAIKEHFENIDANYCRFDDKHSLSDTKQAFAMLEQPYKILENLFWIDGILAAAKERNIGVVLHGSAGNVTISWGYIQPYLQSLFRAGQWCCLFRESWAYARCQRNPLRALLGLYKALMPYKIQKKYDQLKNRSQFINWQYLLSPINRDFAYRTAVQERLERIEKVKLNINKSDSYELRRKFLSPEVFSHMGVISTKLSLKYGVAWRDPTMDKRVIEFCLSVPDNQFARGDKSRFLLRRAMEGILPDKVRLNRTVRGKQSADLTQRLQPCWPQLIAEIKKIGDRESERIYLDILKIREELTKFTTLSDESPDNTSLRMLLRSLIFSRFLKYEESTMG; this is translated from the coding sequence ATGAGCGCTATATGCGGCATTTACTATTATGATGACAGACGGATTTCACCTGAAACTGGAGCGGCAATGATGCGTAAATTAGGTATTAATCATGCAGACGCTGTAGGTACCTGGCAAGATGGACAGGTATTTTTGGGATGCCATATACAGTGTATCACTCTCGAGTCGCACCGGGAAATATTACCATATCATGATGGACTGAGTGGTTTAACTATTACTGCGGATGCTATCATTGATAACCGAACCGACTTATTTGATAAGTTAGGTATCAACTATTCCCACCGGGAGGGTATGCCGGACAGTACGTTAATTTTACTGGCCTATCGGAAATGGGGGGTGGATTGTCCGAAATACCTTTTAGGCGATTTTGCTTTTGCCATATGGGACGAAAACCGGCGGGAATTGTTCTGTGTTGTGGACCCTACCGGGACAAGGGCATTTTATTATTATCAGTCGGCGGAGCTATTTGTTTTTTCCACACTACTTAAGCCGCTGTTTGTTTTGCCTGAGGTTACAAGAGAGCGTAATGAGATCTGGATTGCCGATTTTCTGGCTGACCCATCAGTAAAACATCAACTGGATCCAGAACTGACTTTATATAAGAACGTTTTTCTCTTGCCTGCCGGGCATACGCTTAGGATATGGCCTGACGGGGTAATGAAGCGGACTTACTGGGAGGCTGAACGGCAGCCTGAACTAAAATTGAAGTCAGATGGTGAATATGAAGAGGCTTTCCGGCAAGTTCTCGGAGAAGCGGTTCAATGTCGTTTACGCTGTGCTCGTCCTGTAGGGGTGATGATGAGCGGGGGGCTGGATTCTACCTCGGTGGCTTGTATGGCTGCCCGGAAGCTTAACGAAACCGGACATCGAATTCAGGCATTTACTTCGGTTCCAATAAAAGATTACCGCGACTGGCTGCCTGCTTCATGGCTGGCTGACGAAACACCTTATATTGAAGCTATAAAAGAACATTTCGAAAATATTGATGCAAATTACTGTCGTTTTGATGATAAACATTCATTAAGTGATACGAAACAGGCATTTGCAATGTTGGAACAACCCTATAAAATTTTAGAGAATTTATTTTGGATTGACGGTATCTTAGCTGCCGCAAAAGAACGAAATATAGGTGTAGTTTTACATGGTTCTGCCGGTAACGTTACTATTTCTTGGGGCTACATTCAACCCTATTTACAATCCCTGTTTCGGGCAGGGCAGTGGTGCTGTTTATTCCGTGAAAGTTGGGCCTATGCCAGATGCCAGCGGAATCCGCTAAGGGCTTTGTTAGGATTGTATAAAGCACTGATGCCTTATAAAATACAAAAAAAATATGATCAGCTTAAAAACCGCTCTCAATTTATTAATTGGCAATATTTATTATCACCTATTAACCGGGATTTTGCTTACCGTACCGCTGTACAAGAGCGGTTAGAACGGATTGAGAAGGTTAAGTTAAATATAAACAAATCGGACTCATACGAATTGCGCAGAAAATTTTTAAGTCCGGAAGTTTTTAGTCACATGGGTGTTATCTCCACTAAACTGTCGTTAAAATATGGAGTAGCCTGGCGTGATCCAACTATGGACAAGCGAGTTATCGAGTTCTGTCTCAGTGTGCCGGATAACCAGTTTGCACGGGGGGATAAAAGCCGGTTTTTATTGCGTCGTGCGATGGAGGGAATTTTACCCGACAAAGTTAGGCTGAACAGAACAGTAAGAGGAAAACAGAGCGCCGACTTGACTCAGCGTCTGCAACCTTGTTGGCCTCAGCTGATCGCTGAGATAAAAAAAATTGGGGACCGGGAATCTGAACGTATATATCTGGATATTTTAAAAATTCGTGAAGAACTAACTAAATTTACTACCTTAAGTGATGAGTCACCGGATAACACCAGCTTGCGTATGCTTCTCCGAAGTTTAATTTTTAGCCGGTTTCTAAAATATGAAGAAAGTACGATGGGGTGA
- a CDS encoding response regulator transcription factor codes for MIKMRLIVIKNNIVTREGISLILDSIENIEIVGCEGADVLEEAVKLQPDFLIYEIFSINHIEEFEYDILIKLKKLCSWTKIIIVSEQPINQEIQKEFLYICDGYLQHPILPRFLLKALQLICYSGHFFFLGSLKNIVKEIQEDKKDIFLLKS; via the coding sequence ATGATAAAAATGAGACTTATAGTTATTAAAAATAATATTGTTACACGTGAAGGAATATCATTAATTTTAGATTCTATTGAAAATATTGAAATTGTGGGATGTGAAGGTGCCGATGTACTAGAGGAAGCCGTCAAATTACAGCCGGACTTTCTTATTTATGAAATATTTTCAATTAATCATATTGAAGAGTTTGAATACGACATATTAATTAAACTAAAAAAATTATGTAGTTGGACAAAAATAATAATAGTTTCAGAACAACCAATTAATCAAGAAATACAAAAAGAGTTTTTATACATTTGTGATGGTTACCTTCAACATCCGATATTACCAAGGTTTTTATTGAAAGCGTTACAGTTAATTTGTTACTCAGGACATTTCTTCTTTCTTGGTTCTTTAAAGAATATAGTGAAGGAAATACAAGAAGATAAAAAAGATATATTTCTGCTAAAATCCTAA
- a CDS encoding lasso peptide biosynthesis B2 protein, whose product MFIEAFLLTGVVRLFILLLPFRWFSPVLGKHMGESPVEEDVIMLEAARRVGWLVETVSFFTPWESKCLVQAVVGKIILRQQGIANTLYLGVRRDEGNSLVAHAWLRCGETIVTGGYGRERFVVVGKFADYIKI is encoded by the coding sequence TTGTTTATAGAAGCTTTTTTACTGACAGGTGTTGTGCGATTGTTTATCTTGCTGTTGCCTTTTAGATGGTTTTCTCCTGTTCTCGGGAAACATATGGGAGAATCGCCAGTTGAGGAAGATGTTATTATGCTCGAAGCAGCCAGAAGAGTTGGTTGGTTAGTTGAAACGGTGAGTTTCTTTACTCCTTGGGAAAGCAAGTGTCTGGTTCAGGCGGTAGTAGGTAAAATAATACTTCGACAGCAAGGCATAGCTAATACGCTTTACCTCGGAGTACGTAGGGATGAAGGAAATAGTTTAGTGGCTCATGCCTGGTTAAGATGTGGTGAGACGATAGTAACCGGTGGATATGGTAGGGAACGGTTTGTTGTAGTAGGTAAATTTGCTGATTATATAAAAATTTAG